The nucleotide sequence GCGCTCGCTGTCGAGGTCGGCGAGGACGACGGTGACGTCGCGCTCGCGGAGCTTCGTGCCGAGGGCGCGGCCGAAGCCACCGGTCCCTCCGGTGATCAGGGCGACGGATCCGGGGCGGGGTGTGGGAGAGCTCACCGACGCATCACACCACGTCAGGCCTTCCTGGAACCGCCGAGGGTCGAGCCGGGGCCCGGGCGCTCGGGCTGGAAGAACGTGACCGCGTTGCAGTCGGCGTCCAGAGCGGTGAACTCCGGGCCCCACGGCCCGTCGTCCAGGCTGCCCTTCGGGTGCACCACCCCGCTGGCGCGCAGCTCCTCGTAGAGCCTCGTCACGTCCGCGACGGCGATCCGGCACGACGCGCTGCCGGCCAGGTGCGGCTCCGCTCCCGCGACCTCGGGGGAGTTCGCCGGCCACAGGTGCAGCTCCACCCGGTCGCGGGTGACGACGCCGTAGTCGGCGTCGACGTAGCCAGCGGTGAAGCCCAACCGGGCCACGAAGTATTCGACCGCCCGCCGGACGTCACGGGTGGGCAGGGCGGGGACGGCGCTGAGCAGGGTCATGGCGCACCTCGTGTGCTGGGGGCAGGAGCGTTGGCCCAGCATGCACCCGTGGCGCGGCCCGCGGGTCGGCTCAGGAGTTCCGCAGGAAGCGGTCCAGCACCCGGACACCGAAGCGCAGCGACTCGACCGGGACGCGCTCGTCGATGCCGTGGAACAGCGAGGCGAAGTCGAGGTCCGGCGGGAGCCGCAGCGGCGAGAAGCCGAAGCAGCGCATGCCCAGGCGTTGGAAGCTCTTGGCGTCGGTGCCGCCGCTCATGGTGAAGGGCACCGGCCGGGCGCCGTCGTCCTCGGCCTTCAGCGCCGCCACCATCTGGTCGACCAGCGGCCCGTCGAACGTCGTCTCCACCGCCTGGTCGTGCACCAGCCACTCGCGCTGCACCCCCTCGCCGATCAGCGCGGCGAGCTGGCGCTCGAACTCCTCCTCCTGGCCGTAGAGGAACCGGCCGTCGACGGTGGCGCTCGCCGTCCCGGGGATGACGTTGGCCTTGTAGCCGGCGTCGAGCATCGTGGGGTTGGCGGTGTTGCGCAGCGCCGCGCCGATCATCCGGCTGATGCTGCCGAGGCGGGCGAGGGCCAGCTCGGGCTCGGCGGGGTCTATCTCCACGCCGTAGGCGTCCTCGACGGCGGCGAGGAACTCCCGCATCGGCGGGGTCAGCGTGAGCGGGAAGCGATGGGCGCCGACGCGCGCGACCGCCTCGCAGAGCCGGGTGACGGCGTTGTCGTCGTGCACGAAGGAGCCGTGGCCGGGCTTGCCCCCGGCAGTGAGCCGCATCCAGGCCAGCCCCTTCTCGGCGGTCTGGACGAGGTAGAGGCGCAGGTCGTCGCGGACGGTGATGCTGAAGCCGCCGACCTCGCTGATCGCCTCGGTGCACCCCTCGAACAGGTCGGGGTGCTCGTCGACGAGGAAGTGCGCGCCGAGCTTCCCGCCGGCCTCCTCGTCGGCGACGTAGGCGAGCACGATGTCGCGCGGGGGCTGCACACCGGTGCGGGCCCAGTCGCGGACCAGCGCCAGCACCATGGCGTCCATGTCCTTCATGTCGACCGCGCCGCGGCCCCAGATGTAGCCGTCGCGCTCCTCGCCGGAGAACGGGTGCACGCTCCACTCCGCCGGGTCGGCGGGGACGACGTCGAGGTGGCCGTGCACGAGCAGCGCCGGGCGGCTGCGGTCGGCGCCCGGGATGCGGGCGACCAGACTGGCTCTCCCCCGCTCCGACTCGTGGATGACCGACTCGATGCCGGCGTCGTCGAGCTTGCCGGCGACCCACTCGGCCGCGGCCCGCTCCCCCGCGCTGGTCGCGGTGCTCCCGGTGTTCGTGGTGTCGATCCGGATCAGGTCGGAGAGCAGCTCGGCGACCTCGTCCTGGGCGCCGGCGAGCGGGGCGGGGTTCTCGGCCATGCCGCGATCGTCCCCCACCGCCGGGCCGGATGCCCCGGACGGGTGATTCGGGTCTCGGTCGTCTCATTTCCTGTGACGATGCCTGGGGGGTGACGACGCGAACCCTCCGCGCCCGGGACCCGCAGGTAGCGGTCGACAGCGCAGCCTTTCTCCTGCTGGCGAGCACGCTGGTGCTGCTGGCGCTGCCGCTGTTCGGGATGTCGGGTGGAGGGACCGTGCAGCGGGTCGCGCACTGGATCGGGGTGGCCACGCTGGTCGGGGCGGCGCTGGTCTGCCGGCTGCTGCCCCCGGAGCGGCTCGACCGCTGGCACGTGGGCCTCGGACTCGGGCTGGGCAGCGTCGTGCTGATCGCGGCGCTCAACCTGGCCACGGCGGACAGCTCCGCGGGCGCGCAGGCGTGCTACGCGTTCCCGGTGCTGTGGGTGGCGGTGCACCTGCGCGGGCCGGCCGTGGCCCTGGTGACCACCGCTGCGCTCGCCGCCGACCTGATCACCCTGCTGGTGCTGATGCCGACCGCCGCCGCGATCGCCGACGTCGTCTTCTTCGGGGCCGTCCTCGCCGTCATCGCCACGCTGCTCGTGCGGGCCAACCGGACGCAGGACGAGCTGGTCGACGCCCTGCAGCGGCAGTTGACCGTGGACTCGCTGACCGGCCTGGCGACCCGGCGGGCGTTCGACCAGGCCCTGGAGACCTCGCTGAGCCGATCGGTGCCCGGTGGCACCGCGCTGGTGCTCATCGACGTCGACTCGTTCAAGTCCATCAACGACAACCACGGCCACCCGATCGGGGACGACGTCCTGGTGCACCTGGCGGCGGTCCTGCGCCATCGCATCCGCAGCGACGACGCCGTCCTCTCCCGGCTCGGCGGGGACGAGATCGCCGTCCTGCTGCCCGGCTGCGGGCGCGACGTCGCGGCCCGCCGCGCCGAGGAGCTGCTCGACGCCGTGCGGGGCGAGCCGCTGCCCCTGCCCGACGGCACCCTGCTGGCGCTGTCGATCAGCCTCGGCGTGGGGCACGTGCCGCGGCACTCGAGGGATCGCAGAGGGCTCTACTGCTCGGCCGACGCAGCGCTCTACGAGGCCAAACGGGCCGGCCGCGGGCGGGTGGCGCTGGCTCCCGCCTGACGCGCCGCAGGCCCGTCGGGGGGTGCGTGATCCCACCCGGGCGGTCAGGTAGTCTTCTCCACGCACTCGTCCGGGTGGCGGAATGGCAGACGCGCTAGCTTGAGGTGCTAGTGCCCTTTATCGGGCGTGGGGGTTCAAGTCCCCCCTCGGACACCGAGTTGAACCCCCAACGGCTCTCCGGCCGGTGGGGGTTCTCCTGCTTCTGACGCCGGCACGTCCGCTCTGTGCCTGACAGGCCACAGCGGCCGGCAGACCGGCGGGTGCCCGGGTACCGACCCACGATCCCGAGGGGATCCCCGGTGGGATCGCCGACCCCGAGCGGGTCCGCCGGTTCCACCTCTACTGCTCGGCGCTGCCGGACCACCGCGTGTGCGGGCGTCCGGCCGCCGGCGTGCCGGTGCGGCGAGCGGGCCGACGCGAGTTCCGCCGCTCGTCGGGTACGGCCTCGCCGTCGGGGCCGGCGGCCACGCGGACGGCTGGCTCACGCGCACCGGGAGAACTTCCCGGCCGGACGGGAAGGCGTCGGACGACACGGGAATGGACCGACCCCCACGCTCGCCGTGTCCGCACCGCTGAAGCCTGGCCCATTCCCGAAGCGCCCGGCGGTGCACCGCCACCCCGAGCGAAAGGGATTCACCATGTCCAGCCCGACGACGTCCGGCACGACGTCTATCACCACGACCCGATGGGCCCCGGTCATCGCTGCCGGTGCCTTCACCGTCCTGGCCGTTGCCGGCAATGCCCTGCAAGGCAGCACGCCGGCATTGCACGGCGACGCGGAGGCCGTCGTGCGGTTCTACTCCGCGGCACCCGAGCGCATCGCGGTCGCGATGATGCTCTCGCTCCTCTCGTTGTTCGCGCTGGCGTCTCTTCTCGCCGTTCTCGTCCGCACCGTGGAGGCGGCGCAGCCGCGGGATGTCGCCGCGAGTCGCATGACGTCCATAGGAGGTTCCGCGACCGTCGCCCTCCTGGCCGGCGGCTTCGCGCTCAACTCCGCCGGCGCCCTGCGGGCGGGCAACGCGGCCCCCTTGGCCCCGGAGAGCGCCGTGGTGTTCTACGACGGCGGCCTGGCTCTCTCCGGCCTGGCGGCGCCGCTCGGGATGGCTGTGCTGCTGGCCGGCACCGCCCTGTCGGTCTTCCGTACGGCGGTCCTGCCCCGGTGGTTCGGGTGGACGAGTGCGGGTCTCGCGGTGGTCGGCCTCGTGACCCCGGTGTCGTTCGTCCTGGCGCTCGTCTTCCCGCTCTGGGCTCTGGCGGCCGGGGCAGTCCTCGTCCGCAGGCCCGTCCCGGCGGATGAGGACGATCTCCGCCGGTAGGGGCCCGACGGCAGCTCCGCGGGTCGGGGTCTCGCGCACGCCGCCTCGGGACTTCACCATGGGCGCCGTGACCCGGGGCGCGGCGGCGGCGCTGTGGCTGGCGACGCTGGCTGCCGCCGCCGCCGCGGTCGCGGCCGCAGTGACGGCGCACGGCAGCCGCCTCGCCCAGGCCGACGCCCGCGTGGTGGACGCCGTCGTCGTCGTGATGTTCCTGGTGTCCGGTGCCGTTGTGCTGGTGCACCGTCCGGGCCACCGGATCGGTTTGCTGCTGTGGGCGGGAGGTGCTCTCTGGGGCCTGGCGTCACTCCCGCTGGAGGTGGCCGCGGCGGGGCTCCTCGAGGATCCCGGCCGGCCCGGGCTGGCACTCGTCGCGGTCGTCGCTCTCGCGGTCCGGGGCGCGGGCTGGATCCTCGTCGTCGTCCTGCTCCCGTTGCTCTTCCCGGACGGGCGGCTGCCCTCGTCACGGTGGCGTCCCGCGGTGGTCCTGGCAGCCGGTTCCCTGACCCTGTTCACCGCCGCGGCGATCACCGCCCCCGAACCTCTGGACTACCGGCTCACCGGCATCCGCAACCCGATCGGACTGCCGGTCGAGTGGCGCCCGGGCGTGGATCTCCTTCCGGTGACCGGCCTCGCGCTCGTCGTGGGCAGCGCACTCGTCGGCCTGTGTGCCGTCGGTCTGCGGTGGCGGCGGGGAAATCCGCTCACGCGGCAGCAGGTCGGCGCGCTCCTGCTGGCAAGCGCGGTGTCACTGCTGGTGGGGATCTGGATCGTCACCGATCTCAGCCAACGGGCGGTCGCCTTCCCCCTCGCCGTCGCTGCGGTCCCCATCGCCGTCGGCGTGGCCGTCCTGCAGCACGGCCTCTACGACGTCCGCCAGGTGGTCAGCCGCACCCTCGTCTACGGCGTGCTCACCGCGGTGGTGGTCGTCGTGTACGTGGTGATCGTGGGCGTCCTCGGCACGGTCCTCCGGTCCGGCGGTTCCGGTTGGTTGTCCCTCACCGCTGCCGCGATCGTCGCGCTCGTGTTCCAACCGGTCCGGGATCGGGTGCAACGGGCGGTGAACCGGCTGGTCTACGGCGCCTGGGACGAGCCTGCGGAGGTGGTGGGACGCCTGGGTGAACGGCTGGCGGACGCCGCCGCGCCGGAGCACACCCTCCCCGCGGTCGTGGACGCGCTGGCCGAGTCGCTACGGCTGCCCTACGTAGCGGTGCTCGGCGCCGACGGTGCGGTCCTGGCCTCCCGGGGCCGGCGCGGGGAACGGGAGGAGGACGTACCCCTGGTGCACCAGCGGATCCACGTCGGTGTCCTGCGGCTGGCCGACGTCCAGGACGACGCCGCCACCGGCCCACTTCTCACGGCGTTGGCCCACCAGCTGGCACCCGTCGTGCGGGCGCTGGAGCTCTCGCGGGAGCTCCAGTTCTCACGCGAGCGGTTGGTGCTGTCGCGCGAGGAGGAGCGCCGCCGCCTCCGCCGTGACCTCCATGACGGGTTGGGGCCGACCCTCGCGGGTTTGACCCTCCGCGTCGACACCGCTCGCAACACCGTGGGCAGTGATCCGGCCGTGGATCGCGCCCTGCTGGAGTTGCGCGACGACGTCCAGGAGGCGATCGCCGACGTGCGCCGGGTCGTGGAGGATCTCCGCCCCGCAGCGCTCGACGATCTGGGGCTGGCCGGCGCGGTGCGAGCTCTGGCCCGTCGGATGAGCGCCGGTGACCTCCGCGTGGTCGTCGAGGGTTGTCCCTGCGTCCCGTCGTTGCCCGCCGCGACGGAGGTCGCCGTCTACCGGATCACCCAGGAGGCCGTGACCAATGCGGTGCGCCACGCCGGACCGGCGGCCAGGTGCGTGCGCGTGCAGATCGCGACGAGCTCCGAAGGGTCGCTGACCGTCTCCGTCGAGGACGACGGGAGCGGCCGAGGCGGGCCCTCCTCCCCAGCGGGACGAGGGAACGGGCTCTCGACGATGAGGGAGTGGGCAGAGGAACTGGGCGGCGAGCTCGTCGTCGCGAACCGGCCCGACGGCGGAACCGTCGTCCGCGCCTCGCTCCCCGTGGCCGCCCACGGCGGAGGAAACCCGTGAACCCGCGGATCGGCATCGTCCTGGTCGACGACCACCCGATGTTCCGGCGCGGGTTGCGAGGGCTGCTCGAGTCGGTCGGGGACACCGTCGTCCTGGGCGAGGCCGGCACGGGCCAGGAGGCGATCCGGCTGGCCACCGAGCACCGGCCGGACGTCGTCCTCATGGACCTAAACCTGCCCGGCATGTCGGGGATCGAGGCGACCCGTGGTGTGCTGCGGGCGAGCCCCCGCACCGCCGTGCTGGTGATCACCATGGTCGAGGACGAGGACGCGATCATGTCGGCTGTCGATGCCGGCGCCCGGGGATACGTGATGAAGGGAGCCGGTCAGGAGGAGCTCCTGGCCGCCGTGCGGTCGGTGCACAGCGGTTCGGCTGTCTTCGGCCGGACGCTGGTCCCCCTGGTGCTCGCCAGGCTCAGCGCGGTCCCGGAGCCTGGACGTACCTCGGTCCCCGGGGCTCAGCGAGCGGGAGAGCGACGTCCTCCGTCTCATGTCCCGGGGACTCGACAACGGTGACATCGCGCGCCGGCTGGGGGTGTCGGTCAAGACGGTGCAGAACCACGTCTCCCGCCTGCTCACCAAGCTCGACGCCCGAAGTCGCGTCGAGGTGGTCCTCCGCTTCCGCGGCGACCTGTGAGGACGGTCGCGGCGTGGCCAGGACGACCACCTCGGACGAGGAAGCACGATGCGTGTGTGGACGCGAAGAGTCGACCCACCGGCACAGCCGAGGGCCGATGTCGTCGATCGTGGACTTCCGGCTCCGGTGGATGGCGACGCCACCCGTCCCGCGCGGCGTTGTCGACCAGCCCGCGACTACGGAGCAGGGGCTTCCATGACGTGAGGCCCTCGTCCGGGTCGTCCGAATCTCGCACAGGGCGGACGTCCAGGGCTCACTGCCCGTCATGGTTGGCGTTGGCAGAAAGGCGTGTGCGTATGTAGCGCGTCGCCCCTCGGACACAGCCTCACCCCGATGTTCCTGCAGGTCAGGGAGCCGGGGTGTTCCTCTGTCAGGGCCTCGGCTTTCCCCGTGATACCCGCGTGATACTTCGTGCCCGAAGTCAGCCCTGCAACAAGGCGGCGAAGCGGTCCGCGGCCTCGCGGCCCATGCCGGGGTGCACTTGCTGGTAGACGGTGAACGTGATCGTGGCGCTCGCGTGCCCCAGCCGCTCCGAGACGGCGATCACCGGCACGCCGTCGACCAGCAGCAGGGGTGGGGTGGGTGAGGCGGAGGTCGTGCAACCGGATCACCGAAGTCGCTCCTCCCCCAGCGCCTCGAGCCTGGACGACCTGACCGACGAAACGGCGGGAAGCCGCTCCGGGTGCCGGTCGCTGCCGTCGGGATTGCTCAGGACGAGCACTGGATCTTGGACGAGGTCCACGGCAAGGACCGCGAGCCGCCCGGTAGGCGCGCAGTGCGCCACGCTGCCCGAGTGCAGGGCGACGACGCGAGCGCGGCCCGTCTTTGTCGGGCCCTCGATCAGCTCCTCGCCGGCGCCCTCGGCCTTCACCGCGCCGACGCTGCGGCGGACCGCGAGCCGGTCGACGTCCAGATCGATGTCGCGCCAGCGGAGGGCCAGCGCCTCGCTGCGGCGCGTCCCAGTGCCGGTGACCTGGGCAACTGCCGGTCGACACTGTTCCCACGGCAATTCACCGCGAACGGCCCGACCGCGGTTAGGGGTGGCGTCGCTTCTGGAGGCCGTGGCCGTGGGTACCTGTCCGTGGATGTTCTGCGGTCGGCGGAATGCGGACGCACCGTCCGACCTCGTGGTCCGGTTACATGTCAGCCCCATGGAACCGCTCGCGCCGTCGTCCCGGCGCCCCCCTCGGAAGCCGTCCGCGGGCCCCGCGCGGGCGGGTGCGCTTGCGGCGGTCGCGGCACTGCTCTTCGGCATCACCATCGTGGCCCAGCGCGCGCTCGCGCTCGACGGCGTCCCGGCGCTGAGCGTCGTCGGCCTCCGCTACGGCATCGGAGCACTCCTGCTGCTGGTCTTCCTCGCCGGACGGCGCGAGCCGCTCGTCCCGGAAGCCGGTGAGCGGCTGCGCGCGATCCTCCTCGGGGCCGGCGGTTACGCCATCCAAGCCGTGTTGTTCTACCTGGCCCTCCGTCACGGATCCGCAGGAACCGTGGCGATGCTCTTCTACGTGTACCCGGCGATCGTTGTGCTCATCGAGGTGGTGTTCGGCCGGGTGCGACCCGGCCCGCTCATCCTTCTGTCCGTGCTCCTCGCGTGCTCCGGTGCGGCCGTGGTGGTGACCGCCGGTCGAGCCGTCCAGGTGACCCTCGTCGGGGCGGGCCTGGCCCTGACCTCCGCGGTGTGCATCGCCGTGTACCTGACCGTCAACGCGCGGCTGCTGCCGCGGACGCGGCCGGCTGTGTCCGCGGCTTGGGTCTCCCTCGGGACGGCCCTGTCCACGTTGGTCCTTGCCGGCGTGCAGGCATTCCTTCGCTGCACGCGGGGCAGTGGGTCTGGCTGGGCGTCGCCGGCGGCACGACCGGTGCAGCCACCGCCTGTATGTACGCGGCGCTGGCTCAGGCCAGTGCGAGCAGGGTGGCCGTTGTGCTGGCCCTGCAGACGCTTGTCGCACTGACGCTCGGCGCCTGGCTCCTGGGTGAACCGGTGGGGGCGGTCCAGCTCCTCGGGATCGTTGCCATCCTTTCGGCGGTCTCCCTCGCCGGCCGGGCCCACCAGCGCCCGGCCGCACCTTGAAGCGCCCTGCCACGACAGGGCAGCCG is from Blastococcus sp. HT6-4 and encodes:
- a CDS encoding GGDEF domain-containing protein, with amino-acid sequence MTTRTLRARDPQVAVDSAAFLLLASTLVLLALPLFGMSGGGTVQRVAHWIGVATLVGAALVCRLLPPERLDRWHVGLGLGLGSVVLIAALNLATADSSAGAQACYAFPVLWVAVHLRGPAVALVTTAALAADLITLLVLMPTAAAIADVVFFGAVLAVIATLLVRANRTQDELVDALQRQLTVDSLTGLATRRAFDQALETSLSRSVPGGTALVLIDVDSFKSINDNHGHPIGDDVLVHLAAVLRHRIRSDDAVLSRLGGDEIAVLLPGCGRDVAARRAEELLDAVRGEPLPLPDGTLLALSISLGVGHVPRHSRDRRGLYCSADAALYEAKRAGRGRVALAPA
- a CDS encoding VOC family protein, with amino-acid sequence MTLLSAVPALPTRDVRRAVEYFVARLGFTAGYVDADYGVVTRDRVELHLWPANSPEVAGAEPHLAGSASCRIAVADVTRLYEELRASGVVHPKGSLDDGPWGPEFTALDADCNAVTFFQPERPGPGSTLGGSRKA
- a CDS encoding response regulator transcription factor: MNPRIGIVLVDDHPMFRRGLRGLLESVGDTVVLGEAGTGQEAIRLATEHRPDVVLMDLNLPGMSGIEATRGVLRASPRTAVLVITMVEDEDAIMSAVDAGARGYVMKGAGQEELLAAVRSVHSGSAVFGRTLVPLVLARLSAVPEPGRTSVPGAQRAGERRPPSHVPGTRQR
- a CDS encoding EamA family transporter; this translates as MHRRVPDRQRAAAAADAAGCVRGLGLPRDGPVHVGPCRRAGIPSLHAGQWVWLGVAGGTTGAATACMYAALAQASASRVAVVLALQTLVALTLGAWLLGEPVGAVQLLGIVAILSAVSLAGRAHQRPAAP
- a CDS encoding sensor histidine kinase, which gives rise to MTRGAAAALWLATLAAAAAAVAAAVTAHGSRLAQADARVVDAVVVVMFLVSGAVVLVHRPGHRIGLLLWAGGALWGLASLPLEVAAAGLLEDPGRPGLALVAVVALAVRGAGWILVVVLLPLLFPDGRLPSSRWRPAVVLAAGSLTLFTAAAITAPEPLDYRLTGIRNPIGLPVEWRPGVDLLPVTGLALVVGSALVGLCAVGLRWRRGNPLTRQQVGALLLASAVSLLVGIWIVTDLSQRAVAFPLAVAAVPIAVGVAVLQHGLYDVRQVVSRTLVYGVLTAVVVVVYVVIVGVLGTVLRSGGSGWLSLTAAAIVALVFQPVRDRVQRAVNRLVYGAWDEPAEVVGRLGERLADAAAPEHTLPAVVDALAESLRLPYVAVLGADGAVLASRGRRGEREEDVPLVHQRIHVGVLRLADVQDDAATGPLLTALAHQLAPVVRALELSRELQFSRERLVLSREEERRRLRRDLHDGLGPTLAGLTLRVDTARNTVGSDPAVDRALLELRDDVQEAIADVRRVVEDLRPAALDDLGLAGAVRALARRMSAGDLRVVVEGCPCVPSLPAATEVAVYRITQEAVTNAVRHAGPAARCVRVQIATSSEGSLTVSVEDDGSGRGGPSSPAGRGNGLSTMREWAEELGGELVVANRPDGGTVVRASLPVAAHGGGNP
- a CDS encoding M20/M25/M40 family metallo-hydrolase, producing the protein MAENPAPLAGAQDEVAELLSDLIRIDTTNTGSTATSAGERAAAEWVAGKLDDAGIESVIHESERGRASLVARIPGADRSRPALLVHGHLDVVPADPAEWSVHPFSGEERDGYIWGRGAVDMKDMDAMVLALVRDWARTGVQPPRDIVLAYVADEEAGGKLGAHFLVDEHPDLFEGCTEAISEVGGFSITVRDDLRLYLVQTAEKGLAWMRLTAGGKPGHGSFVHDDNAVTRLCEAVARVGAHRFPLTLTPPMREFLAAVEDAYGVEIDPAEPELALARLGSISRMIGAALRNTANPTMLDAGYKANVIPGTASATVDGRFLYGQEEEFERQLAALIGEGVQREWLVHDQAVETTFDGPLVDQMVAALKAEDDGARPVPFTMSGGTDAKSFQRLGMRCFGFSPLRLPPDLDFASLFHGIDERVPVESLRFGVRVLDRFLRNS
- a CDS encoding LuxR C-terminal-related transcriptional regulator: MSRGLDNGDIARRLGVSVKTVQNHVSRLLTKLDARSRVEVVLRFRGDL